The sequence GTCGCCCCCGGCCTTGCGATCCCGGAGGTCGCCCGCCGCATCCACGGGCTCGGCGACGAGGACGTCGCCGGCAAGCCGGACTTCTCGCAAGTCGGCCCGCGGCTGCTGGAATTCATCGGCGATTCCGTCGTCGTCGGCCATTCGATCCATTTCGACCTCGCCGTGCTGCGCCACGAGGCCGACCGGCACGGCATCGCCTGGCGCGAGCCGCGCTCGCTCGACGTGGCGCTGCTGGTCGCGGGCCTCGACCGGGCGATGATCGACACCTCGCTCGACAGTCTGGCGCTCGGCTACGGCATCCCGGTGGAAGGGCGGCACACCGCCTTCGGCGATGCAGTCGCGACCGCGCGGATCTATTCCGCGCTGATCCCCAGGCTGCTCGCCAAGGACGTGCGCACGCTCGCGGAGGCGGAGAACCTGTCGCGCAAGCCCGCCGGCCTGATCGCCCGGCAGGAGGAGGCCGGCTGGTTCGAGCGCCCCTCCGAGCGGCCGGACTTCTCCCGCGCGGTGATGCGCTCGGGCAGCCAGCGCGCCATCGACAGCTTCCTCTACCGCCACCGACTGGCCGACGTGATGAACAGCCCGCCGATCTGCATCGCGCCGGAGGCGAGTCTGCACGAGGCCGCGCAGCTGATGGCCGACCGCGGCATCGGCTGCCTGATCGTCGATCCCGCGCACGAGGACGGGGAGCCCGGTATCGTCACCGAACGCGACGTGCTGCATGCGCTGGCCCGAGAGGGACCTGGCGCCAGCGAGGTTGCGGTCGGAAAGGTGATGAGCGCGCCGGTGATCAGCGCGCCCGACGACACGTTCCTCTATCGCGCCCTCGGCCTGATGGCCCGGCGCAACCTGCGCTATATCGGCGTCACCGACGGCGCCGGACGGCTGGCCGGCGTCTTCACTCTGCGCACGCTGCTGCGCAAGCGCGCGCTGGCAACGCTGACCGTCGGCGACGAGATCGCCACCGCCGCCCGCCCGCGCGATCTTGCAAGGGTGCAGGCCGCCCTGCCCTCGCTCGCCGCCGGGCTGCTGGCCGACGGCCAGGACGCACGGCAGGTGGCGGCGATCATCGCGGCGGAAGCGCGGGCGATGACGGCGCGCGCGGCGGAACTGGCCGAGGCGGAGCTGGTGGCCGCCGGCCGTGGCCCGGCGCCGGCCGACTATGCGCTGCTGGTGCTGGGTTCGGGCGGGCGCGGCGAAAGCCTGCTCGCCCCCGACCAGGACAATGCGCTGGTGATCGCCGACGACTATACGGGCGATCTCGACGACCCCGACGACTGGTTCACCCGCTTTGCCGCGCGCATCAACGAGATCCTCGACCGCGCGGGCATCCCCTATTGCAAGGGCGGGGTGATGGCGAAGAACCGGCCCTGGCGGCGACGCCTCGGCGAATGGCTGGATCAGGCGCGCGACTGGGCCGGCCACCCCTCGCCGCAGGCGCTGCTCAGCGTCGACATCTTCTACGATTTCACGCCCGCGCATGTGTCGGGCAGCGGCGGCAGCCGACTGGCGGGGCAGCTGCGGCGGGACGCCGGCGAGATCGCCCGCGGCTCGCTCTCCATGCTGCGGGCGCTCGGCAATGCGGCCGGCAGCCACGCCCCGCCGCTCGGCCTGTTCGGGCGGATTAAGAAGGACGACACGGGCCGCGTCGACCTCAAGGCCGGCGGGCTGCTGCCCATCGTTTCGGGCGCCCGCGCCATCGCCCTGCGCCACGGCGTCGCCTCGCTGTCGACGCCCCAGCGCCTGCGCCAGGCGGCGGAAAAGGCCGGCCGCTCGCAGGCGGATGCGGACCTGCTCGCCGACATCCATGGCTTCCTGATGCGACTGATCCTGACCCAGCAGATCGTCGACCTGGAGGCCGGCGTGCCGCCGACCAACCGGGTGCGGCTCGACGCGCTGAGCCACCGCGACCAGGACGAGCTGCGCGAGGCGCTCGGCCGGATCGACCTGATCACCCACATGCTGCAGGACCTGTTGCAGGGCCTGTAGCGGGCGCCGGCAATCTCAGCCGCGCAGGGTCTCGGCTAGTGTGGTGAATTTGAAATACGCCTCACTTTGGCAGCACACCCAGAGCGTATTTCAAATTCGAAAACCACACTAGAAACATAAACTTGCTAGTCACCCTTTTGAATCTGAAGTTCGTTCAGAGCATGCCGTGAAATACGACGAACTTCAGATTCGGGTGACTAGGTCGTTCCACACCATCTGCCGCGTCAGCTTGCCCGCCTCGACCTCGAACCGGTCGATGAAGCGCACGCCGGAAAAGGCGGTGCCGTCCGGCCATTCGCCCGACAGGGTGCCGAAGCAGAACACCGTGGCGCCCTCGACGCCCAGCGCCGTGTCGAACCCCTCATAGCTCTTGCGCACGAAGCGGTAACGCCCCTTCGCCCAGGCGGCGAGCTCCTCGGGTCGGGAAAAGCTGACCCCGCCGGGGAAGGTCATGACGAACCCTTCGGCGAGATATTCCGAGGCGCGGGCGAGATCGCGCGCCTCCATCGCCTCGAGGAAGCCGCGAACCAGCGCCTGCGGGTCGGGAGACGGCGCGCCCGGCACGCGGGACGTGCCGCCGCGCATGTAGTTGTCGGGCCGCACCTCCTCGATCGCCACGGTGATTCCCTCCAGCGGCGCGGCCATCGTGCCGCGCACGGCGGCGGTCAGCCGCTCGCCCAGAAGCCGCCGCGTCTCGGCCGGATAGCCCTCGATCAAGGTCACGCGCACCACCGGCATCCGCCTCTCCTCCCTGTTCTCTGGCCAAGTCTTTGGCCCGCCGCCGCCCCTGCCGAAAACAAGGATGTTTCGCGAAAGAGCAGCCAGTTGACATATTGATATAATGACATACCATTATCACACATCAACCGGAAAGAACGGCCGCACAAGACGGCTGCT comes from Stappia sp. 28M-7 and encodes:
- a CDS encoding DUF294 nucleotidyltransferase-like domain-containing protein, producing MSPASRQGNGQRAGATPLIALDVVVLDTETTGLDIRKDRIVQIGAVRMEGVEVHPELSFQELVAPGLAIPEVARRIHGLGDEDVAGKPDFSQVGPRLLEFIGDSVVVGHSIHFDLAVLRHEADRHGIAWREPRSLDVALLVAGLDRAMIDTSLDSLALGYGIPVEGRHTAFGDAVATARIYSALIPRLLAKDVRTLAEAENLSRKPAGLIARQEEAGWFERPSERPDFSRAVMRSGSQRAIDSFLYRHRLADVMNSPPICIAPEASLHEAAQLMADRGIGCLIVDPAHEDGEPGIVTERDVLHALAREGPGASEVAVGKVMSAPVISAPDDTFLYRALGLMARRNLRYIGVTDGAGRLAGVFTLRTLLRKRALATLTVGDEIATAARPRDLARVQAALPSLAAGLLADGQDARQVAAIIAAEARAMTARAAELAEAELVAAGRGPAPADYALLVLGSGGRGESLLAPDQDNALVIADDYTGDLDDPDDWFTRFAARINEILDRAGIPYCKGGVMAKNRPWRRRLGEWLDQARDWAGHPSPQALLSVDIFYDFTPAHVSGSGGSRLAGQLRRDAGEIARGSLSMLRALGNAAGSHAPPLGLFGRIKKDDTGRVDLKAGGLLPIVSGARAIALRHGVASLSTPQRLRQAAEKAGRSQADADLLADIHGFLMRLILTQQIVDLEAGVPPTNRVRLDALSHRDQDELREALGRIDLITHMLQDLLQGL
- a CDS encoding tautomerase family protein, yielding MPVVRVTLIEGYPAETRRLLGERLTAAVRGTMAAPLEGITVAIEEVRPDNYMRGGTSRVPGAPSPDPQALVRGFLEAMEARDLARASEYLAEGFVMTFPGGVSFSRPEELAAWAKGRYRFVRKSYEGFDTALGVEGATVFCFGTLSGEWPDGTAFSGVRFIDRFEVEAGKLTRQMVWNDLVTRI